A single genomic interval of Psychroserpens sp. NJDZ02 harbors:
- a CDS encoding shikimate dehydrogenase family protein, translating into MDKKQDDNMRKYGLLGKDISYSFSQNYFTLKFKDEVINDATYQNFDIQNIEEFKTSILKTEGLSGVNVTIPYKESIIPFLDRLDKKAEQIGAVNTIKFTKKGFLKGYNTDIYGFKKTIKPHLKKHHKKALILGTGGASKAIAFVLKALKIDFHFVSRQDSEKASYTYDTLTEDIIKDHQIIINCSPVGTFPDVNDAPNIPYEGITSKHILFDLIYNPSQTVFLKEGKNRGATTINGYDMLVFQAEKSWKIWNKRL; encoded by the coding sequence ATGGACAAAAAACAGGACGACAACATGCGTAAATATGGTTTATTAGGTAAAGACATCTCCTACTCTTTTTCGCAAAATTACTTTACTTTAAAATTTAAAGATGAAGTTATTAACGATGCTACTTATCAAAACTTTGATATTCAAAACATTGAAGAATTTAAAACAAGTATTCTAAAAACAGAAGGTCTATCTGGTGTAAATGTCACCATTCCTTACAAAGAAAGTATTATTCCTTTTTTAGACCGTTTAGACAAAAAAGCAGAACAAATAGGAGCTGTCAACACAATAAAATTCACAAAAAAAGGATTCCTTAAAGGTTACAATACAGATATTTATGGTTTCAAAAAAACCATTAAGCCCCATCTAAAAAAACACCATAAAAAAGCGTTGATTTTAGGAACTGGTGGCGCTAGTAAAGCCATTGCTTTTGTTTTAAAAGCATTAAAAATTGATTTTCACTTTGTATCTCGTCAAGATTCAGAAAAAGCGAGCTATACCTACGATACACTTACAGAAGACATTATTAAAGACCATCAAATTATTATTAATTGTTCTCCTGTTGGCACATTTCCAGATGTTAATGATGCTCCAAACATACCATATGAAGGGATTACCTCTAAACATATATTGTTTGATTTAATTTATAATCCGTCACAAACTGTATTCTTAAAAGAAGGTAAAAATAGAGGAGCAACAACGATCAATGGTTATGATATGTTAGTCTTTCAAGCTGAAAAATCTTGGAAAATTTGGAATAAACGACTTTAA
- the def gene encoding peptide deformylase has translation MILPIVAYGDPVLKKKATDITKDYPKLKELIANMYETMYGSFGVGLAAPQIGLSIRMFIVDATPFADDEEVLGKEESEFLKNFKHTFINPVILEESGDEWAFNEGCLSIPDVREDVFRQPKIKIEYFDEDFNKQTMALDGLAARVFQHEYDHIEGILFTDHLSALKKRLIKGKLTNISKGKINVDYRMKFPLMKKKR, from the coding sequence ATGATATTACCAATTGTCGCCTATGGCGATCCCGTTTTAAAGAAAAAAGCGACTGACATTACTAAGGATTACCCGAAGTTAAAAGAACTAATAGCAAACATGTACGAAACCATGTATGGGTCGTTTGGTGTTGGTTTAGCTGCACCTCAGATTGGATTGTCCATCCGTATGTTTATTGTGGATGCAACTCCGTTTGCAGATGACGAAGAGGTTTTAGGTAAAGAAGAAAGTGAGTTTTTGAAAAATTTTAAACACACCTTTATTAATCCAGTTATTTTAGAAGAATCTGGTGATGAATGGGCGTTTAATGAAGGTTGTTTAAGTATTCCTGATGTTAGAGAGGACGTCTTTAGACAACCAAAGATTAAAATTGAATATTTTGATGAAGACTTTAATAAGCAAACTATGGCATTAGATGGTTTGGCTGCAAGAGTATTTCAGCATGAGTATGATCATATCGAAGGGATTTTGTTTACAGACCATTTATCGGCTTTAAAAAAGCGTTTGATAAAAGGAAAATTGACTAATATCTCTAAAGGAAAAATCAATGTAGATTACCGCATGAAATTTCCATTAATGAAAAAGAAACGTTAA
- a CDS encoding tetratricopeptide repeat protein: MEFSQEEPNKVSLKKFESMLKTNHVLFFDSDEFENIIHHYLNQGKVSLAKKAIKLGLDQHPTSTNLKLFQVEIFVFENKLKDANQLLDALYVLESSNEEVYIQKANILSKEGKHEDAIKVLNRALDLSEETSELHSLIGMEYLFLDNFEEAKQSFMRCLAEDSEDYSSLYNVMYCFDFLNENVEAINFLNAYLDKHPYSEVGWHQLGKQYYTIKAYKKSLSAYEFAIISDDTFVGAYIEKGKVLEKLKRYNEAIENYALTLELEDPTSFALLRLGCCHEKLGQNKLAKQYYYQTVKEDPLLDKGWIAITKFYNKQKNYQKALYYINKAINIDEDNVSYWKLYAKINHRLNFLEESERGYKRAIELGNYELTSWLQRSDILVQLGEFESASFNLIQAAEFYPENAEIEFRLAGIYYTLLETEKASYHLKNAFTFDKEFLIVIEELFPFVYQSTTFKKALKKLQ, translated from the coding sequence ATGGAGTTTAGCCAAGAAGAACCTAATAAAGTATCACTCAAAAAATTCGAATCTATGTTAAAAACAAACCATGTGTTGTTTTTTGATTCGGATGAGTTTGAAAATATAATTCACCATTACCTTAATCAAGGTAAAGTATCACTAGCAAAAAAAGCGATTAAATTAGGGTTGGACCAACACCCAACCTCGACTAATCTTAAATTGTTTCAAGTAGAAATTTTTGTATTTGAAAACAAGCTAAAAGACGCGAATCAATTATTAGATGCCTTATATGTTTTAGAATCTTCAAATGAAGAGGTTTATATTCAAAAAGCAAATATTTTATCTAAAGAAGGTAAGCATGAAGACGCAATAAAAGTATTAAATAGAGCCTTAGATTTATCCGAAGAAACGTCTGAATTACATTCTTTAATAGGGATGGAATACTTGTTTTTAGATAATTTTGAAGAAGCAAAACAAAGTTTTATGCGTTGTTTAGCGGAAGATTCTGAGGATTATTCGTCTTTATATAATGTGATGTATTGCTTCGATTTTTTAAATGAAAACGTAGAAGCCATAAACTTTTTAAATGCGTATTTAGACAAACACCCATATTCTGAAGTGGGTTGGCACCAATTAGGAAAGCAGTATTATACAATCAAAGCTTATAAAAAATCTTTAAGCGCCTATGAGTTCGCTATTATTTCAGATGATACCTTTGTTGGCGCATATATAGAAAAAGGTAAAGTTTTAGAAAAATTAAAACGATACAATGAAGCTATAGAAAACTACGCTTTAACTCTAGAGTTAGAAGATCCAACGTCTTTTGCTTTATTACGATTGGGATGTTGTCATGAAAAATTAGGTCAAAACAAGTTAGCAAAACAGTATTATTATCAAACCGTTAAAGAAGATCCCTTATTAGATAAAGGATGGATTGCAATTACTAAGTTTTATAATAAACAGAAAAATTACCAAAAAGCACTATACTACATCAATAAAGCAATAAACATTGATGAAGATAACGTGTCTTATTGGAAGTTATATGCAAAAATTAATCATAGATTAAACTTTTTAGAAGAGTCAGAACGTGGTTATAAACGCGCTATAGAGTTAGGTAACTACGAATTAACGTCTTGGTTACAGCGTTCTGATATTTTAGTACAATTAGGTGAATTTGAATCTGCGAGTTTTAATTTAATACAAGCGGCTGAGTTTTATCCTGAAAATGCAGAAATTGAATTCCGATTAGCAGGTATTTACTATACGCTACTAGAAACAGAAAAAGCCAGTTATCACTTAAAAAACGCCTTTACTTTTGACAAGGAATTTCTAATTGTTATTGAGGAATTGTTCCCATTTGTCTATCAGTCTACTACCTTTAAAAAGGCATTAAAAAAGTTACAATAA
- the ruvX gene encoding Holliday junction resolvase RuvX, translated as MARILAIDFGKVRTGLAVTDEMQIIASGLTTVNTKELITFLKDYLSKEQVELFLVGEPKQMDNTPSESEALIIPFLVKLENAFPKIPIKRVDERFTSKMATQTLIDSGLKKKQRQNKALLDEVSATIILQSYLYNQ; from the coding sequence ATGGCTCGCATTTTAGCAATTGATTTCGGAAAAGTTAGAACAGGATTAGCAGTTACTGATGAGATGCAGATTATTGCCTCTGGATTGACTACAGTTAATACAAAGGAGCTTATTACATTTTTAAAGGACTATTTAAGTAAAGAACAAGTCGAATTGTTTTTAGTTGGAGAGCCAAAACAAATGGATAACACGCCAAGTGAAAGTGAAGCATTGATTATTCCGTTTTTGGTTAAATTAGAAAACGCATTTCCTAAGATTCCGATAAAACGAGTAGACGAGCGTTTTACATCTAAAATGGCGACGCAAACACTAATAGATAGTGGATTAAAGAAAAAACAAAGACAAAATAAAGCGCTTTTAGATGAGGTTAGTGCAACCATAATCTTACAGAGTTACCTTTATAATCAATAA
- a CDS encoding DUF349 domain-containing protein, producing MSELDNLQNADGTEEINANVQPETPQESPSPTEDNDEVLNEIEDSNAEDAEDEGNVDRHNIEDKDYESLNLEQLVIEIERLVKNEKVQAIKKHIDAIKTEFDKQFQDLLDEKKEEFLSSGGNEIDFSFQSPLQRSFKDSYKDYKQRLNGHYKNIEQNHKQNLTSRLDIIEGIKALTEDAEDSMNTKYKKFKELQDQWKVAGPIPRDKYNNAWNSYHFNVERFYDLLHLDRDLRDKDFAHNLELKTKIIEQAEALADDQNTNRAFRELQNLHKIWKEELGPVAREHREPIWDRFKEATKKINAKRQDYFKNLDTIYEQNLLNKQAIITLIKEKSNETISNHSGWQNKIKDIEALREEFFKAGKVPVKVNEATWAAFKEAVRGFNRQKNDFYKNLKKDQYDNLEKKQALVKIAEDNKNSDDFEATTQLMKKIQGDWKRIGHVPRKDSDKIWKQFKSACNHYFDRIKEQRNAASAEEEEAFTTKETLLAEIKSLKLAGEKKEDLATIKEHINKWKAVGRVPRNKRQIENDFNDALDGVFKSLDLNRTESELIKFENKLDQLASGDDSRAIDSERFYIQKKVDDIKGEIIQLENNLQFFSNVKSDNPLVKDVHKNIKRHKDDLVLWTTKLKKIKGLYS from the coding sequence ATGTCAGAGCTAGATAACCTGCAAAATGCAGATGGAACGGAAGAAATTAACGCAAACGTACAACCTGAAACACCTCAAGAGTCGCCTTCTCCTACAGAAGACAATGATGAAGTGTTAAACGAAATTGAGGACTCTAATGCAGAAGATGCTGAAGATGAAGGCAATGTAGATCGTCATAATATTGAGGATAAAGATTACGAGTCACTTAACCTAGAACAATTGGTTATAGAGATTGAACGTTTAGTAAAGAATGAAAAAGTACAAGCCATAAAAAAGCATATTGATGCTATAAAAACTGAGTTTGACAAGCAATTTCAAGACTTGCTTGATGAGAAAAAAGAAGAGTTTTTAAGTTCTGGTGGTAATGAGATTGATTTTAGTTTCCAATCGCCTTTACAACGTAGTTTTAAAGATAGTTATAAAGATTACAAACAACGTTTGAATGGTCATTATAAAAATATAGAACAAAACCACAAACAAAATCTAACTAGTAGATTAGATATTATAGAAGGAATCAAAGCATTAACAGAAGATGCTGAAGACTCTATGAATACTAAATACAAAAAATTTAAAGAACTTCAAGACCAATGGAAAGTTGCAGGACCTATTCCGCGTGACAAATACAACAATGCTTGGAACAGCTACCATTTTAATGTAGAACGTTTTTACGATTTATTACATTTAGATAGAGATTTACGTGACAAGGATTTTGCACATAATTTAGAGTTAAAAACTAAGATTATTGAGCAAGCTGAAGCATTAGCTGACGATCAAAATACAAACAGAGCTTTTAGAGAACTTCAAAATTTACATAAAATTTGGAAAGAAGAACTTGGACCTGTCGCTAGAGAGCACAGAGAGCCAATCTGGGATCGCTTTAAAGAAGCAACCAAAAAGATAAATGCGAAACGTCAAGACTACTTCAAAAATCTAGACACTATTTACGAGCAAAACTTATTAAATAAGCAAGCTATTATTACGCTTATCAAAGAAAAGTCTAATGAGACCATCAGTAATCATAGTGGATGGCAAAATAAGATTAAGGACATTGAAGCGCTTAGAGAAGAATTTTTCAAAGCAGGAAAAGTACCTGTAAAAGTTAACGAAGCAACATGGGCTGCTTTTAAAGAAGCCGTTAGAGGGTTTAATAGACAAAAAAATGATTTCTATAAAAATCTAAAAAAAGACCAATACGACAACTTAGAGAAAAAGCAAGCGTTAGTTAAAATTGCTGAAGACAATAAAAACAGTGACGATTTTGAAGCGACCACCCAATTAATGAAAAAAATTCAAGGGGATTGGAAGCGTATTGGACATGTCCCTAGAAAAGACAGTGACAAAATATGGAAACAATTTAAAAGTGCGTGTAACCATTACTTTGATCGTATTAAAGAACAACGTAATGCTGCTAGCGCCGAGGAAGAAGAAGCCTTTACTACTAAAGAAACATTACTTGCAGAAATTAAAAGCTTAAAACTAGCAGGAGAGAAAAAAGAAGACCTTGCGACCATTAAAGAACATATCAACAAATGGAAAGCTGTTGGTCGCGTACCACGCAATAAACGTCAAATTGAAAATGATTTTAACGATGCTTTAGATGGTGTTTTTAAATCTTTAGACTTAAACAGAACAGAATCTGAGTTAATTAAATTTGAAAACAAATTAGACCAATTAGCTTCTGGTGATGATTCTAGAGCAATTGATAGCGAGCGTTTTTATATTCAGAAAAAAGTAGATGACATAAAAGGCGAGATCATTCAATTAGAAAACAACTTACAGTTTTTCTCTAATGTAAAATCAGACAATCCTTTAGTTAAAGATGTACATAAAAATATTAAAAGACATAAGGACGATTTAGTATTATGGACTACTAAACTGAAAAAAATAAAAGGTTTATATTCTTAA
- a CDS encoding lipopolysaccharide kinase InaA family protein — protein MTIGQRNVIKSFEVEGLKLNVKSFKIPNAFNSFVYKYIRPSKAKRSFEYANKLIDCDISTPFPIAYIENTSVFGLKTSYYISKHIDYDFEFRALIHNPQFPERVKILQQFAAFTFKLHDNNIDFLDHSPGNTLITKDDTGYSFFLIDLNRMRFKPMTFNNRMHNFRRLWLSKTMVKTLSEAYAQLYNTSYQETYDLMLKHSRAFQLKINSKKLRRSGRKMQFKK, from the coding sequence GTGACCATTGGACAACGTAACGTTATAAAGTCTTTTGAGGTTGAAGGATTAAAACTAAATGTGAAGTCCTTTAAAATACCAAATGCCTTTAATAGTTTTGTGTATAAATATATACGTCCATCTAAGGCAAAACGTTCTTTTGAATATGCTAATAAGCTAATTGATTGCGATATATCAACCCCTTTTCCAATAGCTTACATAGAAAACACGTCCGTTTTTGGGTTAAAAACGAGTTATTATATTAGTAAACATATCGATTATGATTTTGAGTTTAGAGCGTTAATACACAATCCGCAATTTCCGGAACGCGTTAAAATATTGCAACAATTTGCAGCATTTACTTTTAAATTACACGACAATAATATCGATTTTTTAGATCATTCACCGGGTAATACTTTAATAACAAAGGATGATACTGGTTATAGTTTCTTTTTAATTGATTTAAACAGAATGCGTTTTAAGCCAATGACTTTTAATAATCGAATGCATAATTTTAGACGCTTATGGTTATCTAAAACTATGGTTAAGACATTATCTGAGGCATATGCACAACTTTACAATACGTCCTATCAAGAAACGTATGACTTAATGTTAAAGCATAGCAGAGCATTTCAATTAAAAATAAATAGTAAAAAATTAAGACGTAGCGGAAGGAAGATGCAGTTTAAAAAATAA
- a CDS encoding DUF368 domain-containing protein, translating to MENTRTLKDKIFLILKGLGMGAANKVPGVSGGVVAFVAGFYEEFIHSLQKVSGTAFKLLIRGRFKAFYHYINGRFLTLLFFGMIVSYFSISKILDYLITHYQLYVWSVFFGMIIGSIYYISKDFKDWKTTTYFALAIGAALGLGISFLDPATENDNLVFVFFCGIISVSGMTLPGFSGSFILILLGNYVLLLVDSVNALFDTFSEILIGDFSFTSNLERIRMLKVLTVFTIGSVVGLVTFSHALNYILKHYKSVTMASIIGFIVGSLGVVWPFKRTIYKMTDTGAFLMDSRHHKIIENYERYLPELNTETYLAFFYTLVGIAIVLALELYGQKTGRQHA from the coding sequence ATGGAGAATACACGGACATTAAAAGATAAGATATTCTTAATCTTAAAAGGATTAGGTATGGGAGCAGCTAACAAAGTTCCTGGTGTATCTGGAGGTGTTGTTGCGTTTGTTGCTGGTTTTTATGAAGAGTTTATTCATTCCCTACAAAAAGTAAGCGGGACCGCTTTTAAACTATTAATAAGAGGGCGTTTTAAAGCGTTTTATCATTATATCAATGGTCGTTTTTTAACCTTATTATTCTTCGGGATGATTGTCAGTTATTTTAGTATTTCTAAAATATTAGATTATCTAATCACCCATTATCAATTGTATGTTTGGAGTGTCTTTTTCGGGATGATAATTGGCTCTATCTATTATATTAGTAAAGATTTTAAAGATTGGAAAACAACTACCTATTTTGCATTAGCAATTGGAGCTGCACTAGGTTTAGGGATCAGTTTTTTAGATCCCGCAACAGAAAATGATAATCTAGTTTTTGTATTTTTCTGTGGTATCATAAGTGTTTCTGGAATGACGTTACCTGGGTTTTCAGGATCATTTATATTAATCTTACTGGGCAACTATGTCCTATTATTAGTAGACTCCGTAAATGCTTTATTTGATACATTCTCAGAAATATTAATTGGCGATTTCAGTTTTACATCAAATTTAGAACGCATCAGAATGCTTAAAGTACTGACGGTATTCACTATTGGATCCGTCGTCGGATTGGTGACGTTTTCTCATGCCCTAAACTATATTCTTAAACATTATAAAAGTGTTACCATGGCCTCAATAATTGGATTTATTGTAGGCTCTTTAGGTGTGGTATGGCCTTTTAAGCGTACTATTTATAAAATGACCGACACTGGTGCTTTTCTAATGGATTCTAGACATCATAAAATAATAGAAAATTACGAACGTTATTTACCAGAATTAAATACCGAAACTTACCTTGCGTTTTTCTACACGCTTGTAGGAATCGCCATTGTATTAGCTTTAGAACTTTATGGACAAAAAACAGGACGACAACATGCGTAA
- a CDS encoding 2,3,4,5-tetrahydropyridine-2,6-dicarboxylate N-succinyltransferase: MTELQKTIETAWDNRELLTDEKTIEAIREVVNLLDLGKLRVAEPTTDGWQVNEWVKKAVVLYFPIQKMETLEAGIFEYHDKIPLKRGYKEKGIRVVPNAVARHGAYISAGTILMPSYVNIGAYVDEGTMVDTWATVGSCAQIGKNVHLSGGVGIGGVLEPLQAAPVIIEDGAFIGSRCIVVEGVHVEKEAVLGANVVLTMSTKIIDVTGDTPVEMKGRVPARSVVIPGSYTKTFAAGEFQVPCALIIGKRKESTNKKTSLNDALREYDVAV, encoded by the coding sequence ATGACAGAATTACAAAAAACAATAGAGACTGCTTGGGATAACCGAGAGTTATTGACAGACGAAAAAACCATAGAAGCTATTAGAGAAGTGGTTAACCTTTTAGATTTAGGAAAATTACGAGTAGCAGAACCTACAACTGATGGTTGGCAGGTTAACGAATGGGTTAAAAAAGCGGTTGTTTTATATTTCCCTATTCAAAAAATGGAAACTTTAGAAGCTGGTATTTTTGAATATCATGATAAAATTCCACTAAAAAGAGGGTATAAAGAAAAAGGAATTAGAGTGGTACCAAATGCTGTTGCACGTCATGGTGCTTACATCTCTGCAGGTACAATTTTAATGCCTAGTTATGTAAATATTGGTGCCTATGTAGACGAAGGGACAATGGTTGACACTTGGGCTACCGTAGGTAGTTGTGCACAAATTGGTAAAAACGTACACTTATCTGGTGGTGTTGGTATTGGTGGTGTTTTAGAACCTTTACAAGCCGCTCCAGTTATTATAGAAGATGGTGCTTTTATTGGATCACGTTGTATCGTTGTAGAAGGTGTACATGTAGAAAAAGAAGCTGTTTTAGGTGCTAATGTGGTGTTAACCATGAGTACTAAAATTATAGATGTAACAGGTGATACTCCTGTTGAAATGAAAGGTCGTGTACCAGCAAGATCAGTAGTTATCCCTGGAAGTTATACTAAAACCTTTGCTGCTGGAGAATTTCAAGTCCCTTGTGCTTTAATTATTGGAAAACGTAAAGAAAGCACAAATAAGAAGACGTCTTTAAATGATGCTTTGAGAGAGTATGATGTTGCTGTTTAA
- a CDS encoding DUF5606 domain-containing protein: MALDKVLAIAGKPGLYKLVTQTRGGFIAESLIDNRRMSVGIQQNVSILSEIAIYTLTEEVPLKDVLSKIKDKEKGAQTSISHKDSKDKLEEYFFEVLPDYDEDRVYPSDIKKVVQWYNMLQKNDMLDFDTAKTETSDEEE, translated from the coding sequence ATGGCTTTAGATAAAGTATTAGCAATTGCAGGTAAACCTGGATTATATAAATTAGTAACTCAAACAAGAGGTGGCTTTATTGCTGAATCTTTAATTGATAATAGACGTATGTCTGTTGGAATACAACAAAACGTTAGTATTTTAAGTGAGATTGCAATTTATACTTTAACAGAAGAAGTGCCATTAAAAGACGTCTTAAGTAAAATTAAAGACAAAGAAAAAGGAGCACAGACTAGTATTAGTCACAAGGATTCTAAAGATAAATTGGAAGAGTACTTTTTTGAAGTATTACCAGATTATGACGAGGATAGAGTGTACCCAAGTGATATTAAAAAAGTAGTACAATGGTATAATATGTTACAAAAAAATGACATGTTAGACTTTGATACAGCTAAGACTGAAACGTCTGATGAAGAAGAATAA
- a CDS encoding DUF368 domain-containing protein, whose amino-acid sequence MQRRLKDYLLISLKGVAMGAADAVPGVSGGTIAFISGIYEELISTISGVNLALLKTLKSDGFSAFWTKLNGNFLVALLTGIVISFVTFMRLAKYLLEHHPVLIWSFFFGLIIASILFIGKQITKWSPSAILAIIVGAIAAFYITSLPSLASNTNSYFLFIAGAIAICAMILPGISGSFILVILGAYKTLSNAFSDFDIKKIGLFAAGAVVGLLSFSHVLKWLFKNYHNTTLAVLTGFILGSLNKVWPWKKTVSVMVDKTGDIVPFSTITDFGTLSFFQKTTNDFDSYKTVLEESVLPIHYNELNNYLANPQTMLAIGLMIAGFLTIFILEKVGNRAS is encoded by the coding sequence ATGCAAAGACGTTTAAAAGATTATCTTTTAATTAGCTTAAAAGGGGTTGCAATGGGAGCTGCCGATGCTGTCCCTGGTGTTTCAGGAGGTACAATCGCTTTTATTTCTGGTATTTATGAAGAGTTAATTTCCACTATAAGTGGTGTTAACTTAGCGCTGTTAAAAACTCTAAAATCAGACGGATTTTCAGCCTTTTGGACAAAACTTAATGGTAATTTTTTAGTAGCACTTTTAACAGGTATTGTTATCAGCTTTGTGACATTTATGCGCTTAGCCAAATATCTACTAGAACATCATCCGGTTTTAATTTGGTCTTTCTTTTTCGGATTAATTATAGCTAGTATTTTATTTATTGGTAAACAAATTACTAAATGGTCACCCAGTGCCATACTTGCAATTATAGTCGGTGCTATTGCTGCTTTTTATATTACTAGTCTCCCATCTTTAGCTAGCAACACAAATTCTTACTTTTTATTTATTGCGGGGGCTATAGCTATTTGTGCAATGATATTACCAGGTATTTCTGGTAGTTTTATTTTAGTAATTTTAGGCGCTTACAAAACATTAAGTAATGCCTTTTCTGACTTTGACATTAAAAAAATTGGTTTATTCGCAGCAGGAGCAGTCGTTGGTTTACTTAGTTTTAGTCACGTTTTAAAATGGTTATTTAAAAATTATCATAATACAACATTAGCCGTACTTACAGGTTTTATTTTAGGCTCGTTAAATAAAGTCTGGCCTTGGAAAAAAACAGTTTCGGTTATGGTTGACAAAACAGGAGACATCGTACCCTTTAGTACTATTACAGATTTTGGAACCTTATCCTTTTTTCAAAAAACGACTAATGATTTTGACTCCTACAAAACCGTATTAGAAGAAAGTGTGTTACCGATACACTATAACGAGCTAAATAATTATTTAGCTAATCCACAAACAATGTTAGCGATTGGATTAATGATTGCAGGTTTTTTAACTATTTTTATTCTAGAAAAAGTAGGCAACAGAGCGTCATAA
- the mazG gene encoding nucleoside triphosphate pyrophosphohydrolase: protein MNSRADQLKAFDRLLTIMDELREQCPWDKKQTMETLRHLTIEETYELGDAILEDDLEEVKKEIGDLMLHMVFYAKIGSEKKAFDIADVCNGICEKLIHRHPHIYGDVTVKDEAEVKRNWENLKLKEGRTSVLEGVPNSLPALVKASRIQEKVAGVGFDWERPEQVWEKVEEELNEFKVEVEKGDADAMEDEFGDVLFSMVNYARFLNINPENALERTNKKFKKRFEYLEQKAKELNKDLKDMTLGEMDVFWEEAKIQ, encoded by the coding sequence ATGAATTCTAGAGCAGACCAATTAAAAGCATTTGACCGTTTATTGACTATTATGGATGAGTTGCGCGAGCAATGTCCTTGGGATAAAAAACAGACCATGGAAACGTTACGTCATTTAACTATTGAAGAAACGTACGAGTTAGGCGATGCTATTTTAGAAGACGATTTAGAAGAAGTTAAAAAAGAAATAGGAGATCTTATGTTGCATATGGTTTTTTATGCAAAAATAGGAAGTGAGAAAAAGGCATTTGACATTGCAGATGTTTGTAATGGTATTTGCGAAAAACTAATCCATAGACATCCACATATTTATGGAGATGTTACTGTAAAAGATGAAGCCGAAGTCAAACGTAATTGGGAAAATTTAAAATTAAAAGAAGGCAGAACAAGTGTTTTAGAAGGTGTCCCTAATAGTTTACCAGCTTTGGTTAAAGCAAGCAGAATACAAGAAAAGGTTGCAGGTGTAGGTTTTGATTGGGAACGACCAGAGCAAGTATGGGAAAAAGTAGAGGAGGAGCTTAACGAATTTAAAGTTGAAGTAGAGAAAGGCGATGCGGATGCAATGGAAGACGAATTTGGAGATGTATTGTTCTCTATGGTAAATTACGCTAGGTTTTTGAATATAAACCCAGAAAACGCTTTAGAACGCACCAATAAAAAGTTTAAAAAACGCTTTGAGTATTTAGAGCAAAAAGCAAAAGAACTTAATAAAGATTTAAAAGACATGACTTTGGGTGAAATGGATGTTTTTTGGGAGGAGGCCAAAATACAATAA